The following coding sequences are from one Gossypium raimondii isolate GPD5lz chromosome 4, ASM2569854v1, whole genome shotgun sequence window:
- the LOC105780982 gene encoding cellulose synthase-like protein D4 — MATSLTSQQSKKGMRSPGGANNAQGGSRNSTGQQVKFARRTSSGRYVSLSRDDIDMSGEMSGDYMNYTVHIPPTPDNQPMDNSMAAKAEEQYVSNSLFTGGFNSVTRAHLMDKVIDSEVTHPQMAGAKGASCAMAACDGKVMKDERGNDVMPCVCRFKICRDCYMDAQKDKGLCPGCKEPYKVGDYDDEIEYSNGTLKLPAPNGKRDPNNMSMMKRNQGGDFDHNRWLFETSGTYGYGNAFRDDMYGGDDGDERLQGDIENNDKPWKPISRKIPIDSAILSPYRLLVFVRLVVLGFFLHWRITNPNDDAIWLWTMSIVCEVWFAFSWILDQIPKICPVNRTTDLEVLREKFELPSPSNPTGRSDLPGIDLFVSTADPEKEPPLTTANTILSILAVDYPVEKVACYTSDDGGALLTFEAMAEAASFADLWVPFCRKHNIEPRNPDAYFNLKIDPTKNKSRSDFVKDRRRVRREYDEFKVRINGLPDSIRRRSEAFNAREEMKMLKHLRETGADPMEKPKIQKATWMADGTHWPGTWAVGTSEHSKGDHAGILQVMLKPPSHDPLTGNGEDKLIDFTDVDIRLPMLVYVSREKRPGYDHNKKAGAMNALVRASAILSNGAFILNLDCDHYINNCKAIREGMCFMMDRGGEDICYIQFPQRFEGIDPSDRYANHNTVFFDGNMRALDGVQGPVYVGTGCMFRRFALYAFPPPNPDKLTQAKENETQPLTTSDLDPDLDVNLLPKRFGNSTMLAESIPVCEFQGRPIADHPAIKFGRPPGALRVPREPLDAVTVAEAVSVISCWYEDKTEWGERVGWIYGSVTEDVVTGFRMHNRGWRSVYCITKRDAFRGSAPINLTDRLHQVLRWATGSVEIFFSRNNALLATRKLKFLQRLAYLNVGIYPFTSFFLIVYCFLPALSLISGQFIVKQLNLFFLIYLMIITFCLIGLALLEVRWAQISLEDWWRNEQFWLISGTSSHFAACIQGLLKVIAGIEISFTLTAKSAGEDEDDIYADLYIVKWTSLMIPPIVIAMVNIIALMIAFARTLFGSGQWNMFIGGAFFAFWVLAHLYPFLKGLMGRRRKTPTIVFVWAGLIAIIISLLWLAINPGALGNLGATGTGAGFVFP, encoded by the exons ATGGCGACGTCCCTAACGTCCCAACAGTCGAAGAAAGGAATGCGTAGCCCCGGCGGTGCCAACAATGCTCAAGGTGGTTCACGTAATTCGACTGGACAACAAGTGAAGTTCGCTCGGCGGACATCCAGCGGACGGTACGTTAGTTTGTCGAGGGATGACATTGATATGTCCGGGGAGATGTCGGGGGATTACATGAACTACACCGTGCATATCCCACCTACACCCGATAACCAACCGATGGATAACTCGATGGCCGCCAAAGCCGAAGAACAGTACGTTTCGAACTCGTTGTTCACTGGCGGGTTCAACAGCGTGACTCGAGCTCATTTAATGGATAAAGTGATCGACTCCGAGGTGACTCACCCTCAAATGGCGGGTGCAAAGGGTGCCTCTTGCGCTATGGCTGCCTGTGATGGCAAAGTCATGAAAGATGAACGTGGAAATGACGTAATGCCTTGTGTTTGCAG GTTCAAAATATGCAGAGATTGTTACATGGATGCTCAAAAGGACAAGGGTCTCTGCCCGGGTTGTAAGGAACCATACAAGGTCGGGGATTACGATGATGAGATAGAATACTCGAACGGAACGTTGAAATTGCCGGCTCCGAATGGTAAAAGAGATCCTAATAACATGTCAATGATGAAAAGGAATCAAGGGGGAGACTTTGATCACAACCGATGGTTGTTTGAAACAAGTGGTACTTATGGATATGGTAATGCTTTTCGTGATGATATGTATGGTGGTGATGATGGTGATGAAAGACTCCAAGGTGACATTGAGAACAATGATAAGCCATGGAAGCCCATAAGTCGTAAGATCCCAATCGATTCTGCCATCCTTAGCCCTTACAG GTTATTGGTTTTCGTTCGATTGGTGGTGTTGGGCTTTTTCCTACATTGGAGAATTACGAATCCAAATGATGATGCTATATGGTTATGGACAATGTCAATCGTATGTGAAGTATGGTTTGCTTTCTCTTGGATCCTTGATCAAATTCCTAAAATATGTCCGGTAAATCGTACGACAGATCTCGAGGTTCTTCGAGAGAAGTTTGAATTACCGTCACCGTCAAATCCAACAGGACGATCGGATCTCCCGGGCATAGACTTGTTTGTATCGACTGCCGATCCGGAGAAGGAACCTCCACTTACCACTGCAAACACTATCCTTTCTATTTTAGCGGTTGATTACCCTGTCGAAAAAGTAGCGTGTTATACCTCCGACGATGGTGGCGCCCTCCTCACCTTCGAAGCGATGGCAGAAGCTGCAAGTTTCGCTGATTTATGGGTTCCATTCTGTCGGAAACACAATATCGAGCCGAGGAACCCTGATGCCTACTTCAACTTAAAAATCGATCCGACTAAGAATAAGAGTCGGTCCGACTTCGTAAAAGATCGAAGGAGGGTGAGAAGGGAGTACGATGAGTTTAAAGTTAGGATCAATGGACTCCCCGACTCGATTCGAAGACGATCCGAAGCATTCAATGCAAGGGAAGAAATGAAAATGCTAAAACACCTTAGGGAAACAGGAGCTGACCCTATGGAGAAACCTAAGATCCAAAAGGCAACATGGATGGCTGATGGTACACATTGGCCTGGAACTTGGGCCGTTGGAACCAGTGAACACTCTAAGGGTGACCATGCAGGGATTTTACAAGTCATGTTGAAACCACCGAGCCATGATCCACTTACCGGAAATGGCGAAGATAAGCTCATTGATTTCACCGACGTCGATATAAGACTCCCGATGCTCGTTTACGTCTCGAGAGAGAAAAGACCGGGATATGATCACAACAAGAAAGCCGGTGCCATGAACGCGTTGGTTCGAGCATCTGCGATCTTATCGAACGGTGCGTTCATCCTTAACCTCGATTGTGATCATTACATAAACAATTGTAAAGCTATTCGAGAAGGGATGTGTTTTATGATGGATCGAGGCGGTGAAGATATTTGTTACATTCAATTCCCTCAAAGATTTGAGGGGATCGATCCTTCTGATCGTTACGCCAATCACAACACGGTGTTTTTCGATGGTAATATGAGAGCACTTGATGGTGTACAAGGACCGGTTTACGTGGGAACTGGTTGTATGTTTAGGCGATTTGCTTTGTATGCATTTCCTCCTCCAAATCCTGATAAATTGACGCAAGCTAAAGAGAATGAAACGCAGCCATTAACGACTAGTGATCTGGACCCTGACCTGGATGTAAATCTGTTGCCGAAGCGATTCGGGAATTCAACCATGTTGGCGGAGTCTATCCCGGTTTGTGAGTTCCAAGGTCGACCTATTGCCGATCATCCGGCTATTAAATTTGGACGACCTCCCGGTGCTCTTAGGGTACCTCGTGAACCACTCGATGCTGTCACTGTTGCCGAAGCTGTTTCCGTCATTTCTTGCTG GTACGAGGACAAGACAGAATGGGGGGAACGAGTAGGGTGGATTTACGGCTCAGTGACGGAAGATGTGGTGACGGGGTTCCGTATGCACAACCGTGGGTGGCGATCAGTATATTGCATAACCAAACGTGACGCATTCCGTGGGTCAGCTCCGATCAACCTTACCGATCGTCTTCACCAAGTGCTCCGATGGGCAACAGGCTCCGTCGAGATATTCTTCTCAAGAAACAACGCCCTCCTCGCTACTCGCAAGCTCAAATTCCTCCAACGTTTAGCTTACCTAAACGTCGGCATTTACCCATTCACATCATTTTTCCTCATCGTTTATTGTTTCCTCCCCGCACTTTCACTAATCTCCGGCCAGTTCATCGTGAAACAATTAAACCTCTTTTTTTTGATTTACCTTATGATTATCACATTTTGCCTCATAGGTTTAGCACTACTCGAGGTAAGATGGGCTCAGATTTCACTTGAAGATTGGTGGAGAAATGAACAGTTTTGGCTCATATCAGGAACCAGTTCTCATTTCGCTGCATGTATTCAAGGTCTTTTGAAAGTAATTGCAGGTATTGAAATCTCATTTACATTAACAGCAAAATCAGCAGGTGAGGATGAAGATGATATATATGCAGATTTATACATAGTGAAATGGACTTCATTAATGATTCCACCTATTGTTATCGCCATGGTCAATATCATTGCTCTTATGATTGCTTTTGCGAGAACACTTTTCGGTTCTGGACAATGGAATATGTTCATCGGAGGAGCTTTCTTTGCTTTTTGGGTTTTAGCTCATTTATATCCTTTCCTTAAAGGGTTAATGGGTCGACGAAGAAAAACACCCACCATTGTTTTCGTTTGGGCTGGTCTTATCGCCATTATTATTTCCTTGTTATGGCTCGCTATAAACCCAGGAGCACTCGGAAACCTCGGAGCCACCGGTACCGGTGCTGGTTTTGTATTCCCTTAA